Part of the Psilocybe cubensis strain MGC-MH-2018 chromosome 11, whole genome shotgun sequence genome is shown below.
GGTGATGGGGACTTCTATTAAAACCTGTTACTTTTGTTACAACTTGAATAATAGAACCATGGCTTCCACGAGCACCCTTTCATCGACCGTCATCGACTACGCAAATTGCAGGCACCCCGCGAAAGAATCTATGGAAAAGGAATCCATGTATATCTCCAAGGTCTCCGAGCTGGCAAACATTATTGCAGGAAATGGGATCCAAACGTTTGTTCGCCATCCAGAACCATCGTCCGAGGGCATCGTAGATCAGGACACCCCTTCACAAAGCCACGAGTTTAAGCTTCCGAGTTGGAGCTCTCTTTTCATTATCATAGGTGGAAATGCAGTATTTCAGGTGCGTTTGACTACATCTCGGACGAAGAGAGGCGCTAAAAGGTCGAATAGTTATCCTTTTTTATCGTCGTTTCCTCTGCAAGCGTATATGCAGAGCACCTCGGAGGATCCGCCACATTCTCAGGTTTGACGATCGGTATCCCGGCCTTTATCTCTGGATTGGCACTCATCGTTGTTACCAAATATGATGGAGGTGTGTTTTTGGTGTTTGGGTGACTGCCACGAGATAGCAACTCATAACAAACGAAGGTTTGTACAACAGGCCTCTGAATATTGCATATGTTGCCATGTTCCTCGGGAATGTGCTCTACGCGCTGGCATACCGCGCCGACTTCCTTTACCTCATTCTCATAGGCCGCATCGTGACTGGCTGCGGATTCATCTCCTTCATGTATAGTAAACGCTACTGCTCCGACCCGCGCATTGTGGGAATTCGAAGGCGTACCACTCTCGCTGGCTGGTTAGTCGTCGGACAGGCCTTTGGATTTTCTGCTGGTCCCTTTTTTGGGGGCTTGCTGTTCAAAGTTggttttgcgaaccaagtcTTCAACGGCGTTACTAGCCCTGGTTGGATTATGGCGGTTATCTGGATGATGTTCTGGGGTCTTCACAATCTCATATTCCAGGACGTTCCCCTCCAGTCACCTCCGTCTCAGAATATTGAGTTGTCAGCAACCACAACGTCCGAACCACCCAAGGACCAAGTCCAAGAGAACCAAACTCCGAAAGCAACTTTTCGCGGCATCAGTCTTGCGCAGTGGGGAGTAATAATATGCATGTGCTATTACGCTATGACATGCTTCTTCATGCTGGGAAGCTGGGAAGCCAACATTCCTGTATTCACCGCTCACGCTCTCGGGTATTCTCCATACAACGCGGGCAACTTCATTGCCTTGGGTGGTGTTGCCTCCGTCccctttctcctcctcaacgTCTGGTACGCACGCCGTATCCAGGACCGCGTCATCCTCGCCACCGGGACATCACTGGGCACCGTCGGGCTCATCATCATGCTCACCATCCTCAAAACGTCCAAAGTCAATTTCGGCTCCCTGTTCGTGTGCTGGTTCCTCGTTGCCTTGGGGTTCAACCTCGCCAGCACGTGTACGCTCAGCCTGCTGTCGAAGCAGCTCCCGGACACCTGGAACAGGAAGGTGAGCATGGCGATTCAGTACAGCAACTATACTGGCCGGGTGGCCGGTGCGATCCTCGGTGGATCGGGCGTCAGGATGGGCATGGTCAATTACGTCGCGGTGCagttggctgtggttggaaCTGGGGGCGTGATGTATCTGACTCTATGGAGGCAGCTGAAGGCGAAAACAGGCTGAGGACAGTGGAACGGTGCTGTCAGAAAATAGATTAGGCATATCAATTAGATATCAGCAAGACTCCCTTAGACCGTCAAGAAAATCATCTGGGTCACGAAATGCCCTGTGAATGCATGGACTCAAATGGGGCAAATGAGACAGTGGGACTGGCACTGGGACACGGCCGTGGGCAATGGGTGTAGGAACTGGCGTTATCATCCCTTTGATCGTGGATCATGATGTTCTTGAGTCTTCTCATCGTGATAAGATATGCCCAGCGTTAGCGCAGCGGGAGGACCTCTCGTCCTCGTCACCGGCGCCAACGGGTACATCGGCACCTGGCTGATCCAAGGGCTGCTCGAAAAGGGATATACAGTCCGAGGCACCGTCCGCTCGGAGGAGAAGGGTAAACCTCTGACCGAGTATTTCGACTCGACGCCGTACGGGAGTAACCTCGAATTGGTGGTTGTGGAGGATATATCAAAGGCAAGTGGCAAAGAGTCGGCTCGCAGAGATGGTCTGAGGAGCTGATATtaatgtttttttgttttttctccAGCCTGGAGCGTTTGACGAGGCTGTGAAAGGTGTGGATGCTATTGAGCATGTTGCCTCCCCGACAGTTTTTCTTCGTCGACCAGACGATCCTCCCGATGGTAAGTCCTGCTCTACTCCAGCGTCAGTCATACGTTAGCATCTCATCACATAAAAAACTAGCGCTCATCGTCCCAGCCGTAGAGGGTACCCTAGGCATCCTACGCAGTGCGCAAAAATTCGGGTATAACCCCCACTCCCTTCCCCCTcaacaatttttttcaatCCTAAGCTGCCATTTACAGGTCCAAAGTCAAACGCATCGTATTGACATCCTCAATCGTCGCGTTACTCCCGATATTCACCGCCGCGGACGCCGAGTCGGGCGTCACCGTCCCGTTAGACGAGAGCGGGTGGGCGGACGCGTATGTGGACGACGTCAGAAAGCGCGGAAACGCCGCGGGCCTGTTGGCGAAATACTGCGCGTCGAAGGCGCTGGCGGAGAAAGGTGCGCGCGCGCGGTCGTGTTGATTGATCTTTTATTCATGCTCGTCTTTGTCcgttgaacttgaagcggCTTGGGAGTTTTATGAGAAATGTAAGAGTGAAGTTCCTTGGGACCTCGTAGCGCTTAATCCTGCTACTGTACGCATCCAACGATATTCAACACAACTAGACTTGAACACTGACCGAGAGCCTTACACCAGGTACTAGGTGTAAGCTCCCTCTCCATCGTCCAAACCCACATCTATATTTAACCAATATCAAACCTCCAAAACCTCCATAGTCGCCGTTACTCGATTTCCAAGATGGTCTGACATCCTCTCTACAATACTGGCTCCACCACGCATGCAAAGCGCAGCCGGACGACGTGCTGTGCGATACGATGGGGTTCGTGGACGTCCATGACGTCGTCGCGGCGCATGTGGCCGCTCTCgagaaggaggaggcgggTGGAGAGAGGATTATATTGTGTAAACGTACGTAGGCGCATACACTGACGCTTCAGGCTTTCAGGCGTCAGGATTCGAGGTCTAAAATACTTATTGTTGTTTTTTGAAAGGTACTATGACTTGGCAACAACACCGTACGTACATAAACCCACAAACCCCTACCACTACTCTCCAAATCTTTCATCTTTCATAAAAGCAAAGTTGCAAAACTAACTTTTCACGCATAGGAAACGAGATGTACACCATCCGCCCGGACCTCTACGACGGTGCATCGGGCGTGCTGCCCAGCGGAAACCCAGGGATAACACCTGGCGCGCTACAATACACGTACAACACGACGAAAGCGGCGCGGATCCTTGGGATTGTGTATACGGACTCGGGTGATACGCTGGGTAATACGATGGAGTATTTTGAGACGCGGGGGTTTTTCGGtgggggtgcgggtgggaatgtgaatgtgaatgggaatggggaaGTTGGCGGTGTGATGTAGTCGTAGTCGTACTCGTAGTCATGAGTGTGTTGGCATTGTATTGTATTGTATTGTATGGTGTATCTGGTGTGTGTGTTATGATCTGTTGATGCTGAGCGCTAACTAGCGATGagcgttgaacgttgaacgttgagaACTTGAATGTGAGCTTGCCAATGACCTTCAAAAGTTCAATTGCCATTGCTCCGAGGCTCGAGCCTCGCCACCAAACAATTTCTGATTTCTGAGTTCCGATTTCTGACGACTCCAAACTCCATCGACAACAACCTTAAATTTCAGTACTACGCATTGATAATATCAACAAAGAGATAACAACATTAAATTTTCATCTAGAGTAGAGTGTACATTGCTTCTCGTACTGTACTACTACACATGGCGTTTTGTGGGTACATTCGGGGTGGGGGTGTGTATGGTGCgtttggtgttggtgatatgtgtgtgtgtgtgttggggatgtgtgtgtgtgatgTATGTGGGGAGGGGATGGGGAATGTTGGAGTCGAAAACATAAAGGacaaggcaaaggcaaagtcAAGTCGtaaaaaagatataaaagcgaaaaaaaaaagaaaggaaagaagaagaaaagaagtaagaagaaaaaaaaagaagaaaagaaaaagaagaaaaaagaaaagaaagagttCCCCACTGCACACATACATAACATAACATAACATAAATAAATGAATCTAGCAAATATTTACTTTACTTTACTTTCTAAGTAGGTCCTCGAGAATCCAGGAGGATTCAGGAAAGTGTGCGGACCAGAGTGGGGTGAAGGTGAATGTGCAGGTGAAggtcaagttcaagttcaagatCAAGGTCAAGTTGAAGAAGGTAGAAATTGAGGAaatagaaaaagaaggggaaaagaagggaaaagaaagaaagaaagggaaaagaaagaagggaAAAAGGTCAACCTAATCAATTCCAAAACCCAAAATCCCAATTCAATTGCTCAATAACAACGagcgagaaaaaaaagaggagaagaagatcTATACCTGATAAGATATACCAAAGAAAAACGCATGCGCATGAATCGACGAATCAAAGAAATATGAATAAAAAGGatacgaagacgaagacgaagacgaagagaagaggaaagtCGAAGAGCCTCGGCGAGAGCAGAGAGCCGCGAGAGCAGAGTGTCGAGAGAGGTTTAGTTTTTTGTTGTTATACGAATGGAGCGGTCGTCAAATGTGGACGTCGTCGAGGTAAAAGTCGAGGTAGGTAAAAACTCGAATAAAACGCAATACGTAATACCGAGCATTAATAAAACGGAGGTTCACCCGCGTAAATTATCATAAAAaaatgaagaggaagtgAAGTGGTGTCGTGTCGTAATTGTATCGTGTAGGGTGCGAAAGACTTGTTGCCGAAAGGCGAAAGGGCGGTGGTAGCATCTATAGCCACATTGCAGAAATTGATAATCCAGAAATTAAATGCAGAATCCGGAATTGAGAATTGAGAATCCAGAGTCGAGATAGGAATCCAGATCGGAATTGAGAGTTGAGAATCGAGAATGCGACGTCGGAATTGAGTTGAGGAAGACTGAAGACTGAAGACTGGAATGGAAAAGATGAAGGGCAGAATGCAGAGGGGAATTGATATATGTACTCGAGAAGTTGCGATGATCTgacgatgcgatgcgatgagATGCCGAGATGAATGGGTGataatgagaatgagaatgagaacgAAAACGCGGAAGAACACAGGACAGAC
Proteins encoded:
- a CDS encoding hypothetical protein (Uncharacterized protein CC613.01), translating into MASTSTLSSTVIDYANCRHPAKESMEKESMYISKVSELANIIAGNGIQTFVRHPEPSSEGIVDQDTPSQSHEFKLPSWSSLFIIIGGNAVFQLSFFIVVSSASVYAEHLGGSATFSGLTIGIPAFISGLALIVVTKYDGGLYNRPLNIAYVAMFLGNVLYALAYRADFLYLILIGRIVTGCGFISFMYSKRYCSDPRIVGIRRRTTLAGWLVVGQAFGFSAGPFFGGLLFKVGFANQVFNGVTSPGWIMAVIWMMFWGLHNLIFQDVPLQSPPSQNIELSATTTSEPPKDQVQENQTPKATFRGISLAQWGVIICMCYYAMTCFFMLGSWEANIPVFTAHALGYSPYNAGNFIALGGVASVPFLLLNVWYARRIQDRVILATGTSLGTVGLIIMLTILKTSKVNFGSLFVCWFLVALGFNLASTCTLSLLSKQLPDTWNRKVSMAIQYSNYTGRVAGAILGGSGVRMGMVNYVAVQLAVVGTGGVMYLTLWRQLKAKTG
- a CDS encoding NADPH-dependent methylglyoxal reductase GRE2, yielding MPSVSAAGGPLVLVTGANGYIGTWLIQGLLEKGYTVRGTVRSEEKGKPLTEYFDSTPYGSNLELPGAFDEAVKGVDAIEHVASPTVFLRRPDDPPDALIVPAVEGTLGILRSAQKFGSKVKRIVLTSSIVALLPIFTAADAESGVTVPLDESGWADAYVDDVRKRGNAAGLLAKYCASKALAEKAAWEFYEKCKSEVPWDLVALNPATSPLLDFQDGLTSSLQYWLHHACKAQPDDVLCDTMGFVDVHDVVAAHVAALEKEEAGGERIILCKRTMTWQQHRNEMYTIRPDLYDGASGVLPSGNPGITPGALQYTYNTTKAARILGIVYTDSGDTLGNTMEYFETRGFFGGGAGGNVNVNGNGEVGGVM